From the genome of Salvelinus alpinus chromosome 19, SLU_Salpinus.1, whole genome shotgun sequence, one region includes:
- the LOC139545263 gene encoding repulsive guidance molecule B-like isoform X1, producing MGRAGCCYRGAERLASPPRVPRLRRLLVLLLALCYGAHRGGHCQVATPQCRIQKCTTDFVSLTSHLTPALDGFDVEFCKALRSYSACTHRTAKSCRGNLVFHSAVLGISDLMTQRNCSRDGPTSSTHPEMQSEPCNYHSRTQHAHTHPHTHTHTPPVYLFCGLFGDPHLRTFKDSFQTCKVEGAWPLIDNDYLSVQVTNVPVVTGSSATATNKITVIFKPFEECTDQRVYQAVTDDLPAAFVDGTVSSGAPDHNLNGNNGDSTGKVQALWISEHSPGHHVELHASYIGVTVIVRQLGRYLTLAVRIPEEMAHAYDATQDLQLCLNGCPTSERIDRGGHLSLPLPLPPPALGLQLQQPHGQGQSSHTHSHTAPYSAPQGFSMEGARARCREQLEVQDIYFHSCVFDLLTTGDANFTAAAFSALKDMESLHPQRERWTIYPPSSAHTSQPITWLLLLTLCVLG from the exons ATGGGGAGAGCCGGATGTTGTTACCGCGGGGCTGAGCGCCTCGCATCCCCACCGAGGGTGCCCCGCTTGCGGCGGTTGCTGGTGCTGCTCCTTGCTCTCTGCTACGGGGCTCACAGAGGTG gTCATTGCCAGGTGGCCACCCCTCAGTGTCGTATCCAGAAGTGCACCACAGACTTCGTGTCCCTGACGTCTCACCTGACCCCAGCGCTGGATGGCTTTGACGTAGAATTCTGTAAGGCTCTGAGGTCCTACAGCGCCTGCACCCACAGGACAGCCAAGTCCTGCAGGGGCAACCTGGTCTTCCACTCTGCTGTCCTGGGCATCTCAGACCTCATGACCCAGAGAAACTGCTCCCGTGACGGGCCCACCTCCTCCACACACCCCGAGATGCAATCAGAGCCCTGCAACTACCACAGCCGCACCCagcacgctcacacacaccctcacacacacactcacacgccgCCAGTGTACCTGTTCTGCGGGCTGTTCGGGGACCCCCACCTGCGGACGTTTAAGGACAGCTTCCAGACCTGCAAGGTGGAGGGGGCGTGGCCACTTATTGACAACGACTACTTGTCCGTGCAGGTGACCAACGTTCCAGTGGTGACGGGATCCAGCGCCACGGCGACCAATAAG ATCACCGTCATATTCAAGCCATTTGAGGAGTGTACAGACCAGCGTGTGTACCAGGCAGTAACAGATGACCTTCCCGCTGCCTTCGTAGACGGTACCGTGAGCAGCGGGGCCCCTGACCATAACCTTAACGGAAATAATGGTGACTCTACCGGGAAGGTACAAGCGCTGTGGATCTCGGAGCATAGCCCCGGTCACCACGTGGAGCTGCACGCCAGCTACATCGGCGTGACGGTTATCGTACGGCAGCTGGGGCGCTACCTGACCCTGGCGGTGCGCATCCCGGAGGAGATGGCCCATGCCTACGACGCTACGCAGGACCTGCAGCTCTGCCTGAACGGATGTCCCACCTCGGAACGCATCGACCGGGGGGGTCACctgtccctgcctctccctctaccaccTCCAGCCCTGGGCTTACAGCTCCAACAGCCACATGGCCAGGGCcagtcctcacacacacactctcacacggcTCCCTACAGCGCCCCCCAGGGGTTCAGTATGGAGGGTGCGCGGGCACGCTGCAGGGAGCAGCTTGAGGTGCAGGATATTTATTTCCACTCATGTGTGTTTGACCTCCTGACCACCGGGGACGCTAACTTCACGGCAGCGGCGTTCAGCGCCCTGAAGGACATGGAGAGTCTCCACCCCCAACGC
- the LOC139545263 gene encoding repulsive guidance molecule B-like isoform X2 produces the protein MGRAGCCYRGAERLASPPRVPRLRRLLVLLLALCYGAHRGHCQVATPQCRIQKCTTDFVSLTSHLTPALDGFDVEFCKALRSYSACTHRTAKSCRGNLVFHSAVLGISDLMTQRNCSRDGPTSSTHPEMQSEPCNYHSRTQHAHTHPHTHTHTPPVYLFCGLFGDPHLRTFKDSFQTCKVEGAWPLIDNDYLSVQVTNVPVVTGSSATATNKITVIFKPFEECTDQRVYQAVTDDLPAAFVDGTVSSGAPDHNLNGNNGDSTGKVQALWISEHSPGHHVELHASYIGVTVIVRQLGRYLTLAVRIPEEMAHAYDATQDLQLCLNGCPTSERIDRGGHLSLPLPLPPPALGLQLQQPHGQGQSSHTHSHTAPYSAPQGFSMEGARARCREQLEVQDIYFHSCVFDLLTTGDANFTAAAFSALKDMESLHPQRERWTIYPPSSAHTSQPITWLLLLTLCVLG, from the exons ATGGGGAGAGCCGGATGTTGTTACCGCGGGGCTGAGCGCCTCGCATCCCCACCGAGGGTGCCCCGCTTGCGGCGGTTGCTGGTGCTGCTCCTTGCTCTCTGCTACGGGGCTCACAGAG gTCATTGCCAGGTGGCCACCCCTCAGTGTCGTATCCAGAAGTGCACCACAGACTTCGTGTCCCTGACGTCTCACCTGACCCCAGCGCTGGATGGCTTTGACGTAGAATTCTGTAAGGCTCTGAGGTCCTACAGCGCCTGCACCCACAGGACAGCCAAGTCCTGCAGGGGCAACCTGGTCTTCCACTCTGCTGTCCTGGGCATCTCAGACCTCATGACCCAGAGAAACTGCTCCCGTGACGGGCCCACCTCCTCCACACACCCCGAGATGCAATCAGAGCCCTGCAACTACCACAGCCGCACCCagcacgctcacacacaccctcacacacacactcacacgccgCCAGTGTACCTGTTCTGCGGGCTGTTCGGGGACCCCCACCTGCGGACGTTTAAGGACAGCTTCCAGACCTGCAAGGTGGAGGGGGCGTGGCCACTTATTGACAACGACTACTTGTCCGTGCAGGTGACCAACGTTCCAGTGGTGACGGGATCCAGCGCCACGGCGACCAATAAG ATCACCGTCATATTCAAGCCATTTGAGGAGTGTACAGACCAGCGTGTGTACCAGGCAGTAACAGATGACCTTCCCGCTGCCTTCGTAGACGGTACCGTGAGCAGCGGGGCCCCTGACCATAACCTTAACGGAAATAATGGTGACTCTACCGGGAAGGTACAAGCGCTGTGGATCTCGGAGCATAGCCCCGGTCACCACGTGGAGCTGCACGCCAGCTACATCGGCGTGACGGTTATCGTACGGCAGCTGGGGCGCTACCTGACCCTGGCGGTGCGCATCCCGGAGGAGATGGCCCATGCCTACGACGCTACGCAGGACCTGCAGCTCTGCCTGAACGGATGTCCCACCTCGGAACGCATCGACCGGGGGGGTCACctgtccctgcctctccctctaccaccTCCAGCCCTGGGCTTACAGCTCCAACAGCCACATGGCCAGGGCcagtcctcacacacacactctcacacggcTCCCTACAGCGCCCCCCAGGGGTTCAGTATGGAGGGTGCGCGGGCACGCTGCAGGGAGCAGCTTGAGGTGCAGGATATTTATTTCCACTCATGTGTGTTTGACCTCCTGACCACCGGGGACGCTAACTTCACGGCAGCGGCGTTCAGCGCCCTGAAGGACATGGAGAGTCTCCACCCCCAACGC